The Chlorocebus sabaeus isolate Y175 chromosome 9, mChlSab1.0.hap1, whole genome shotgun sequence genome includes a window with the following:
- the MFSD13A gene encoding transmembrane protein 180 isoform X2 — protein sequence MGLDRPQAWLLGLPTAAVYGSLALFTTILHNVFLLYYVDTFVSVYKINKMAFWVGETVFLLWNSLNDPLFGWLSDRQFLSSQHRSGAGLSSRAVVLARVRALGWHGPLLALSFLAFWVPWAPAGLQFLLCLCLYDGFLTLVDLHHHALLADLALSAHDRTHLNFYCSLFSAAGSLSVFASYAFWNKEDFSSFRAFCVTLAVSSGLGFLGATQLLRRRVEAARRDPGCSGLAVDFGLCGEELLVGSEEADSITLGQYLRQLARHRNFLWFVSMDLVQVFHCHFNSNFFPLFLEHLLSDHISLSTGSILLGLSYVAPHLNNLYFLSLCRRWGVYAVVRGLFLLKLGLSLLMLLAGPDHLSLLCLFIASNRVFTEGTCKLLTLVVTDLVDEDLVLNHRKQAASALLFGMVALVTKPGQTFAPLLGTWLLCFYTGHDLFQQSLITPVGSAHPWPEPPAPAPAQAPMLRQGCFYLLVLVPITCALLQLFTWSQFTLHGRRLHMVKAQRQNLSQAQTLDVKMV from the exons ATGGGGCTGGATCGGCCCCAGGCCTGGTTGCTGGGTCTGCCCACAGCTGCGGTCTATGGCTCCCTGGCTCTCTTCACCACCATCCTGCACAATGTCTTCCTGCTCTACTATGTAGACACCTTTGTATCAGTGTACAAGATCAACAAAATGGCCTTCTGGGTCGGAGAG ACGGTGTTTCTCCTCTGGAACAGCCTCAATGACCCCCTCTTCGGCTGGCTCAGTGACCGGCAGTTCCTCAGCTCCCAGCACCG GTCAGGCGCTGGGCTCTCCTCAAGGGCCGTGGTGCTGGCCCGGGTGCGGGCCCTGGGCTGGCATGGGCCGCTGCTGGCGCTGTCATTCCTGGCATTCTGGGTGCCCTGGGCCCCAGCTGGCCTGCAGTTCTTGCTGTGCCTGTGCCTCTATGATGGCTTCCTGACGCTCGTGgacctgcaccaccacgccttgctGGCCGACCTGGCACTCTCAGCCCACGACCGCACCCACCTCAACTTCTACTGCTCCCTCTTCAGCGCAGCCGGctccctctctgtctttgccTCCTATGCCTTTTGGAACAAGGAGGATTTCTCCTCCTTCCGCGCTTTCTGCGTGACACTGGCTGTCAGCTCTGGGCTGGGCTTTCTGGGGGCCACACAGCTGCTGAGGCGGCGGGTTGAGGCCGCCCGAAGGGACCCAGGGTGCTCAGGCCTGGCTGTGGATTTCGG CCTGTGTGGAGAGGAGCTGCTTGTGGGCAGTGAGGAGGCAGACAGCATCACCTTGGGCCAATATCTCCGGCAGCTGGCACGCCATCGGAACTTCCTGTGGTTTGTGAGCATGGACCTGGTGCAG GTCTTCCACTGCCACTTCAACAGCAactttttccctctcttcctgGAGCATCTGTTGTCTGACCATATCTCCCTTTCCACGGGCTCCATCCTGTTGG GCCTCTCCTATGTTGCTCCCCATCTCAACAACCTCTACTTCCTGTCCCTGTGCCGGCGCTGGGGTGTCTATGCGGTGGTGCGGGGACTCTTTCTGCTCAAGCTGGGCCTTAGCCTGCTCATGTTGTTGGCCGGCCcggaccacctcagcctgctgtgCCTCTTCATTGCCAG CAACCGCGTCTTCACTGAGGGCACCTGTAAGCTGCTGACCTTGGTGGTCACCGACTTGGTAGATGAGGACCTGGTGCTGAACCACCGCAAGCAGGCAGCCTCGGCACTCCTCTTTGGCATGGTTGCCCTGGTGACCAAGCCAGGCCAGACCTTTGCCCCGCTGCTAGGCACCTGGCTGCTCTGTTTCTACACAG GTCATGACCTCTTCCAGCAGTCCCTGATAACCCCTGTGGGGAGTGCCCATCCTTGGCCagagcccccagccccagcccctgcacAGGCCCCGATGCTCCGCCAGGGCTGCTTCTACCTGCTGGTGCTGGTACCCATCACCTGTGCTCTGCTGCAGCTCTTCACCTGGTCCCAGTTCACGCTGCACGGGAGACGCCTGCACATGGTCAAGGCCCAGCGCCAGAACCTGTCACAGGCCCAAACCCTGGATGTTAAGATGGTGTGA
- the MFSD13A gene encoding transmembrane protein 180 isoform X1, producing the protein MGLDRPQAWLLGLPTAAVYGSLALFTTILHNVFLLYYVDTFVSVYKINKMAFWVGETVFLLWNSLNDPLFGWLSDRQFLSSQHRRSGAGLSSRAVVLARVRALGWHGPLLALSFLAFWVPWAPAGLQFLLCLCLYDGFLTLVDLHHHALLADLALSAHDRTHLNFYCSLFSAAGSLSVFASYAFWNKEDFSSFRAFCVTLAVSSGLGFLGATQLLRRRVEAARRDPGCSGLAVDFGLCGEELLVGSEEADSITLGQYLRQLARHRNFLWFVSMDLVQVFHCHFNSNFFPLFLEHLLSDHISLSTGSILLGLSYVAPHLNNLYFLSLCRRWGVYAVVRGLFLLKLGLSLLMLLAGPDHLSLLCLFIASNRVFTEGTCKLLTLVVTDLVDEDLVLNHRKQAASALLFGMVALVTKPGQTFAPLLGTWLLCFYTGHDLFQQSLITPVGSAHPWPEPPAPAPAQAPMLRQGCFYLLVLVPITCALLQLFTWSQFTLHGRRLHMVKAQRQNLSQAQTLDVKMV; encoded by the exons ATGGGGCTGGATCGGCCCCAGGCCTGGTTGCTGGGTCTGCCCACAGCTGCGGTCTATGGCTCCCTGGCTCTCTTCACCACCATCCTGCACAATGTCTTCCTGCTCTACTATGTAGACACCTTTGTATCAGTGTACAAGATCAACAAAATGGCCTTCTGGGTCGGAGAG ACGGTGTTTCTCCTCTGGAACAGCCTCAATGACCCCCTCTTCGGCTGGCTCAGTGACCGGCAGTTCCTCAGCTCCCAGCACCG CAGGTCAGGCGCTGGGCTCTCCTCAAGGGCCGTGGTGCTGGCCCGGGTGCGGGCCCTGGGCTGGCATGGGCCGCTGCTGGCGCTGTCATTCCTGGCATTCTGGGTGCCCTGGGCCCCAGCTGGCCTGCAGTTCTTGCTGTGCCTGTGCCTCTATGATGGCTTCCTGACGCTCGTGgacctgcaccaccacgccttgctGGCCGACCTGGCACTCTCAGCCCACGACCGCACCCACCTCAACTTCTACTGCTCCCTCTTCAGCGCAGCCGGctccctctctgtctttgccTCCTATGCCTTTTGGAACAAGGAGGATTTCTCCTCCTTCCGCGCTTTCTGCGTGACACTGGCTGTCAGCTCTGGGCTGGGCTTTCTGGGGGCCACACAGCTGCTGAGGCGGCGGGTTGAGGCCGCCCGAAGGGACCCAGGGTGCTCAGGCCTGGCTGTGGATTTCGG CCTGTGTGGAGAGGAGCTGCTTGTGGGCAGTGAGGAGGCAGACAGCATCACCTTGGGCCAATATCTCCGGCAGCTGGCACGCCATCGGAACTTCCTGTGGTTTGTGAGCATGGACCTGGTGCAG GTCTTCCACTGCCACTTCAACAGCAactttttccctctcttcctgGAGCATCTGTTGTCTGACCATATCTCCCTTTCCACGGGCTCCATCCTGTTGG GCCTCTCCTATGTTGCTCCCCATCTCAACAACCTCTACTTCCTGTCCCTGTGCCGGCGCTGGGGTGTCTATGCGGTGGTGCGGGGACTCTTTCTGCTCAAGCTGGGCCTTAGCCTGCTCATGTTGTTGGCCGGCCcggaccacctcagcctgctgtgCCTCTTCATTGCCAG CAACCGCGTCTTCACTGAGGGCACCTGTAAGCTGCTGACCTTGGTGGTCACCGACTTGGTAGATGAGGACCTGGTGCTGAACCACCGCAAGCAGGCAGCCTCGGCACTCCTCTTTGGCATGGTTGCCCTGGTGACCAAGCCAGGCCAGACCTTTGCCCCGCTGCTAGGCACCTGGCTGCTCTGTTTCTACACAG GTCATGACCTCTTCCAGCAGTCCCTGATAACCCCTGTGGGGAGTGCCCATCCTTGGCCagagcccccagccccagcccctgcacAGGCCCCGATGCTCCGCCAGGGCTGCTTCTACCTGCTGGTGCTGGTACCCATCACCTGTGCTCTGCTGCAGCTCTTCACCTGGTCCCAGTTCACGCTGCACGGGAGACGCCTGCACATGGTCAAGGCCCAGCGCCAGAACCTGTCACAGGCCCAAACCCTGGATGTTAAGATGGTGTGA
- the ACTR1A gene encoding alpha-centractin: MESYDVIANQPVVIDNGSGVIKAGFAGDQIPKYCFPNYVGRPKHVRVMAGALEGDIFIGPKAEEHRGLLSIRYPMEHGIVKDWNDMERIWQYVYSKDQLQTFSEEHPVLLTEAPLNPRKNRERAAEVFFETFNVPALFISMQAVLSLYATGRTTGVVLDSGDGVTHAVPIYEGFAMPHSIMRIDIAGRDVSRFLRLYLRKEGYDFHSSSEFEIVKAIKERACYLSINPQKDETLETEKAQYYLPDGSTIEIGPSRFRAPELLFRPDLIGEESEGIHEVLVFAIQKSDMDLRRTLFSNIVLSGGSTLFKGFGDRLLSEVKKLAPKDVKIRISAPQERLYSTWIGGSILASLDTFKKMWVSKKEYEEDGARSIHRKTF; encoded by the exons ATGGAGTCCTACGATGTGATCGCCAACCAGCCTGTCGTGATCGACAAC gGATCCGGTGTGATTAAAGCTGGTTTTGCTGGTGATCAGATCCCCAAATACTGCTTTCCAAACTA TGTGGGCCGACCCAAGCATGTTCGTGTCATGGCAGGAGCCCTTGAAGGCGACATCTTCATTGGTCCCAAAGCCGAG GAGCACCGAGGGCTGCTCTCAATCCGCTATCCCATGGAGCATGGCATCGTCAAGGACTGGAACGACATGGAACGCATCTGGCAATATGTCTATTCTAAGGACCAGCTGCAGACTTTCTCAGAGGAG CATCCTGTGCTCCTGACTGAGGCGCCTTTAAACCCACGCAAAAACCGGGAACGAGCTGCCGAAGTTTTCTTCGAGACCTTCAATGTGCCTGCTCTTTTCATCTCCATGCAAGCTGTACTCAGCCT TTATGCCACAGGCAGGACTACAGGGGTGGTGCTGGATTCTGGGGATGGTGTCACCCATGCTGTGCCCATCTATGAGGGCTTTGCCATGCCCCACTCCATCATGCGCATCGACATCGCCGGCCGGGACGTCTCTCGCTTCCTGCGCCTCTACCTGCGTAAGGAGGGCTACGACTTCCACTCATCCTCTGAGTTTGAGATTGTCAAGGCCATAAAAGAA AGAGCCTGCTACCTATCCATAAACCCCCAGAAGGATGAGACGCTAGAGACAGAGAAGGCTCAGTACTACCTGCCTGATGGCAGCACCATTGAG ATTGGTCCTTCCCGATTCCGGGCCCCTGAGCTGCTCTTCAGGCCAGATTTAATTGGAGAGGAGAGTGAAGGCATCCACGAGGTCCTGGTGTTCGCCATCCAGAAGTCAGACATGGACCTGCGACGCACGCTTTTCTCCAACATCGTCCTCTCAGGAGGCTCTACCCTGTTCAAAG GTTTTGGTGACAGGCTACTGAGTGAAGTGAAGAAACTAGCTCCAAAAGATGTGAAGATCAGG ATATCTGCACCTCAGGAGAGACTGTATTCCACGTGGATTGG GGGCTCCATCCTTGCCTCCCTGGACACCTTTAAGAAGATGTGGGTCTCCAAGAAGGAATATGAGGAAGACGGTGCCCGATCCATCCACAGAAAAACCTTCTAA